The following are encoded together in the Bacillus cereus group sp. RP43 genome:
- a CDS encoding EAL domain-containing protein → MLKHSHLQFILLTIALIFYISFCYIFLFVFPNHYFVSDFNIRLSSLVVETTVFISLLYSILSRKVKLGVFWVCITIAIGCFLIGNFISAFQVLNVELPIQNFNISDVFLLFFLFFFLFAFFYKIIMECNKWEKAYLLCDLCIVVTAIFTLEWYLFNKPSANILFLSIGDVFLSFIFPIIDLLLLLLGISLIFRPAIFNAKSKLFIFILVLTGLAITDYLYFYLQDDLSDRSLILLRCLYRVFLLLIAIAAAIPKNASSRRNYFIIDPTFGKKLLVIFPYLAVAVLIGFTLKEQTSSATLITGNCIAFVFVLIRHTIVRMQNRDLTEMLKVFNNQLEQKVSQRTEDLIKKSNDLVKNQERFKSLYEYHPDPILTINSNGTVLNINQAGSMLLGKNSDELIGKECFSIFLDEDRFELEAALQEGKRCSSASLQLRVQNNNEKDIHFWYVTIVPIMIEGQTFGSYVMVKDITRMKRQQDEINYLAFHDTVTEIGNRIFFQQELEKSIERARKTQDEFGLLYIDLNRFKTINDTLGHSIGDSVLKEVAKRFRTCLLPAIPLARIGGDEFAIIVHNHTEQQLLDLCETLFRITEEAFVVNQHSFYLSLSIGIAVYPFGGINTTTLLQHADIAMYSAKEKGNNAVCMYDETLSKKITRRLRLEQDLPKALENNELFLLYQPQVDSKTGMVIGAEALIRWQHPELGLISPFDFIPIAEETSQIIPIGKWTLQEACRQLKKWHSAGYANLKMGINLSAIEFEQKDFVQAIISTIEEVGVPASSIDLELTERIAMVDEKETLSKLKALKSYGVHLSIDDFGTGYSSLAYLPLYPIDTLKIPREFVNRIGNSTDGNEIIHTIISLAHTLNMKVIAEGVETKEQLTVLQRNACYLIQGYYYSKPVSEDEFIKFLSTMSRHLF, encoded by the coding sequence TCAAGTACTTAATGTAGAATTACCAATACAAAATTTTAATATCTCTGATGTGTTTTTGTTGTTTTTCTTATTCTTCTTTCTCTTTGCATTCTTTTATAAAATCATTATGGAATGTAACAAGTGGGAAAAGGCGTATTTACTTTGTGATTTATGTATTGTTGTTACTGCTATTTTTACATTAGAGTGGTACCTATTTAATAAACCTTCTGCAAATATCTTATTCTTATCAATTGGAGATGTTTTTCTTTCATTTATTTTTCCGATTATAGATTTATTGCTTCTTTTACTAGGAATTAGCCTGATCTTTCGACCAGCTATTTTTAATGCGAAAAGTAAATTATTTATTTTTATTCTCGTATTAACTGGATTGGCTATTACGGACTACTTGTATTTTTACTTACAAGATGATTTGTCAGATCGTTCACTTATATTATTAAGGTGTTTGTATAGAGTTTTCCTATTATTAATTGCTATTGCTGCTGCTATACCGAAGAATGCTTCTTCTAGAAGAAATTATTTTATTATTGATCCGACATTCGGAAAGAAACTTCTTGTCATATTTCCTTATCTTGCAGTTGCAGTCTTAATTGGTTTTACTCTTAAAGAGCAAACTTCCTCGGCTACACTTATTACTGGAAATTGTATTGCATTTGTATTTGTGCTGATTCGTCATACTATCGTACGAATGCAAAACAGAGATTTAACTGAGATGTTAAAAGTGTTTAATAATCAATTAGAACAAAAAGTATCTCAAAGAACAGAAGATTTAATAAAAAAATCCAATGACTTGGTCAAAAATCAAGAGAGATTTAAGTCATTATATGAGTATCATCCAGATCCTATTTTAACGATTAATTCAAATGGTACTGTGTTAAATATAAACCAGGCTGGAAGTATGTTATTAGGAAAAAACAGTGATGAATTAATAGGTAAAGAGTGCTTCTCGATTTTTTTAGACGAAGATAGATTTGAATTGGAAGCAGCTCTACAGGAAGGGAAACGATGCAGTTCGGCTTCGTTACAATTACGTGTGCAAAATAATAATGAGAAGGACATTCATTTTTGGTACGTCACCATTGTTCCTATTATGATAGAAGGACAAACTTTTGGGAGTTATGTAATGGTAAAAGACATTACGAGAATGAAGAGACAACAAGATGAGATAAACTATCTAGCATTCCATGATACAGTGACGGAGATTGGAAATCGAATATTCTTCCAACAAGAATTAGAAAAATCCATTGAGCGTGCACGAAAAACGCAGGATGAATTTGGACTCTTGTATATAGATTTAAATCGTTTTAAGACTATTAATGATACACTGGGACATTCAATTGGTGACAGTGTTTTAAAAGAAGTTGCTAAGCGTTTTAGGACATGTCTGTTACCGGCTATTCCTCTAGCGAGAATAGGGGGAGATGAGTTTGCAATCATAGTCCATAACCATACAGAGCAACAGCTATTGGATTTGTGTGAAACTCTATTTCGTATAACTGAAGAAGCATTTGTAGTTAATCAACATAGTTTTTATTTATCTCTTAGTATAGGAATAGCGGTGTATCCGTTTGGAGGAATAAATACTACTACACTTTTACAACATGCTGATATTGCTATGTATAGTGCAAAGGAAAAAGGTAATAATGCTGTTTGCATGTATGACGAGACATTATCAAAAAAAATAACAAGACGATTACGATTAGAACAGGATTTACCGAAGGCATTAGAAAATAATGAGTTGTTTTTATTATATCAACCACAAGTTGACAGTAAGACTGGTATGGTTATTGGTGCAGAGGCTTTAATTCGTTGGCAACATCCAGAACTGGGACTTATTTCTCCTTTTGACTTTATACCTATCGCGGAAGAAACGTCGCAAATTATTCCAATTGGGAAATGGACGTTACAGGAAGCGTGTCGACAACTGAAAAAGTGGCATTCTGCAGGCTATGCAAATCTAAAAATGGGGATAAATTTATCAGCTATAGAGTTTGAACAGAAAGATTTTGTTCAAGCAATCATATCTACTATAGAAGAAGTAGGGGTACCTGCTAGTTCGATTGATTTAGAATTAACAGAGAGAATAGCAATGGTAGATGAAAAAGAAACCTTATCGAAGTTAAAAGCATTAAAATCATATGGTGTACATTTATCAATTGACGATTTTGGCACAGGGTATTCTTCATTAGCATATCTCCCTTTGTATCCAATTGATACCTTAAAAATTCCAAGAGAATTTGTTAATAGGATCGGAAATTCTACTGATGGAAATGAAATTATTCATACCATTATTTCACTAGCGCATACTTTAAACATGAAAGTGATCGCAGAAGGGGTGGAAACGAAGGAACAATTAACAGTGTTACAACGTAATGCATGTTATCTAATTCAGGGCTATTACTACAGTAAACCTGTAAGTGAAGATGAATTCATCAAGTTTTTAAGCACAATGTCGCGTCACCTTTTCTAA